The following is a genomic window from Candidatus Gorgyraea atricola.
GCTCGACAGGGAGCTGTTGCATTTTAAGGAAGTTATTTCCTTAAAATACGCGGAGCTTATATATTACGGCTTATGGTTTACACCTTTAAAAAAGGCGCTGGACGGATTTATAAACCAGACGCAGAAGAATGTAACAGGCAGTGTGAAGATGAAGCTGTTAAAGGGTCTTGCGAGTGTAGTAGGGAGAAAATCAGCGCACTCACTTTATAAAAAAGAAATGGCAACATATGACCCAGGCGATAAGTTCGACAGGACCATTGCGGAAGGATTTATTAAAGTGTGGGGAATGCCGTATAAAAAGGTGTAAGGTGTCAAGTGTCAGGTGTCAGGGAAGGTGCCTTGACACCTGACACCTTTAACCTGACACTAACAAGGAGTCCAAATATGTCAAAGATGTGGGGTGGGAGATTTAACAAGAAAACAGATCCTTTGGTCGAGGAATTTACAAAGTCGATTCAGTTTGATAAAAAATTGGCTGAATATGATTGTGTGGGATCCCTTGCGCATATTGGAGTGCTTAAAAATGCGAAGCTCTTGACTGGTAAGGAGCATAAAGAATTGCAGACGGGCCTGAATGCTATTTTGTCATCGATCAAAAAAGGCACCCTTAAGGTAGATGAGTCTTTCGAAGACATTCATAGCTATATGCAGCATCTTCTGGAGAAAAAACTCGGCAAGGTAGCTTTGAAGCTGCATACCTGTAGATCCAGAAATGACCAGGTAGCGCTAGACACAAAACTTTATTGTTTAAAAAATATTTCGATTGCACTGGAGCTTGTTTCGCAGACAATAAAGAAATTGGCAAAGCTATCCAAGGACAATGCAAAGCAGATCATACCTGCTTATACGCACCTGCAGCATGCTATGCCAGTGAGCTTATCTCATTATCTTGATGCATATATTCAGATGTTTTCAAGGGACGCCAAGAGATTAGGCGCTATCTTTGATGATATGGAGCCGACCATGGGCGCTGGTGCTGTTGCTGGAACATGTATTGATTCATCAAAGTATAAGATTGATTCAAAACCTTGCAGTCCTGTTAATTCCATAGACAGCGTGAGTGACAGGGATTTTGTTGTAGAGATATTGAGTGCCCTGGCAATATCAGGGATGCATCTATCAAGACTGGCAGAGGATCTGATCCTGTGGTCGACAAAGGAGTTTGATTTTATTGACATAGATGACGCGTTTTGCACTGGAAGTTCTCTTATGCCGCAGAAGAAAAATCCTGATGTACTGGAGCTCATAAGAGGCAATGCAGGAAAATTGTATGGCAATTTGATGAGCGTATTAGTAATGATGAAGGGACTACCTTTATCATACAATAGAGACATGCAGCTTGATAAAGAGCCGCTTTTTAGTTCATTTGAGATCATTCAGGATGAGTTTAGTATTTTGGCAAAACTTTTGCCAAAAATAAAATTCAAGAAAGAAAATATCGCAGAGCAGCTCAAGGATGAAAGCCTGTACGCTACTGACATGGCTGATTATCTGGTGCAAAAAGGAGTTGCTTTTAAGGACGCGCATACTGTCATCGGCAAACTTGTTAAAAATGGCAAAGAGATAAAAGAGATGAAAAACGAGGAACTTCAGAAATTTCATCCTTTGCTGACTCATAAGGCAGTAAAAAAGATCATAGATCCAAAGAGATCAGTAGCATCTAAAAAATCTATCAGAAGAAAGAAAAGGTAAGCTATGCATGACTTCAAATACAAACGTAATGAACTTTATTGTGAATCTGTGAGCATAGAAAAGCTTGCCAGAAGGTATGGCACGCCTCTATATGTTTACAGCAAAAAGACATTTCTGGATCATTACAGAAAATTACGGGATGCGTTTAGGAGAGTAAAACCACTTATCTGTTATTCAGTAAAGGCGAATTCGAATCATTCAATATTAAAGACGCTTATTGCTTCAGGCGCGGGCCTGGATATAGTATCTGGCGGCGAGCTTTACAGGGCGCTTAAGGCAGGGGCTTCGCCAAGGAAGATCGTGTATGCAGGTGTTGGCAAAACAGAAAAAGAGATAGAGTTTGCCATCAAGAGCAATATCCTGCTTTTTAATGTTGAGTCTTTGCCTGAACTCGAGATGATCAATAAAGTTGCTGGTAGGTTGCGCAAGAAGCAAGCTGTTGCGATCCGCGTAAATCCGGATGTAAAGGCGCGTACGCATAAATATATCACCACAGGACACAAACAGAATAAATTTGGCATTGATATTGAGGCTGCGAGAGGTATTTTCCTGTGTCATCGAGAATTTAGAAATCTGGATATTACGGGCGTGCATCTACATATTGGTTCGCAGATAGTTGACGCAAGGCCGTTTGTGAAAGCCATTGAGAAACTGGTAAGTTTTGTCCGGAACCTTGAAAAAGCTGGTATAAGGATAAAATGGTTTAATGTCGGCGGGGGCCTTGGAATAATCTATTCCGGCGAGAGGCCGCAGACTGCCCAGGAATACGCAAAGGCAGTTTTGCCGCTGCTCAAAAAGCTAAATGCCAGGATAATACTTGAGCCAGGCAGGTTTATCGCAGGGAACGCAGGCATACTCGCTGCAAAGACCATATATATAAAGGAGACACCCAGCAAAAATTTTGCCATAGTGGACAGCGCCATGAATGATCTGGTGAGGCCGAGCCTTTACCATGCCTATCATGAGATATTGCCTGTTAGATCCAAATCCTACAAAGGTGATATACGCAGATACGATGTTGTAGGCCCTATTTGTGAAAGCGGAGACTTTCTGGGCAAAGACAGGAAATTTATTGACTTAAAACAAGGGGATTTGCTGGCTATCATGAGCGCAGGCGCATATGGCTACAGCATGGCCAGCACCTATAATTCCAGGCCAAGGCCAGCAGAGGTCCTGGTAGACAGAACTCGCGCCAAACTAGTAACACAGCGCGAAACCTACAAAGATTTAAGATGAATAAGCTAAAATTTACGAAAATGGTTGGGGCTGGGAATGATTTTGTCTTGATTGATATTAGGGACAAGAGACAAGGAACAAGGGACAAGGGCTGGTCTAGGGTTGCGCAGGATTTATGTCAGAGGAAGACTGGGGTTGGTGCGGATGGGTTGCTTGTACTGGAGAAGTCTAAAAGAGCAGATTTTAGGATGCGCATATTCAATGCTGATGGCAGTGAAGCAGAGATGTGTGGCAATGGCCTAAGGTGCGCTGCACTATACGTAGGCAAAAAAGGCAAGGCAAAGGTTGAGACAAAAGCAGGTCTTTATGAAGCGACCATTACAGGTAAAAATAGAGTTAAGATAAAGATGGAAGAACCCAAGGATTTGAAATCAGGTTTTCCGATCAGAGTAAATGATAGGCGCATAAGAGTGAGTTATGTTGATACTGGTGTGCCGCATACAGTGGTTTTTGTGCAGGGCATTGAAAAGATAGACGTTGATTCTATTGGCAGAAGTATAAGATATCATAAAGAATTCAAGCCGCGTGGCACAAATGTTGATTTTGTCGAAATTATAGACGATAAAAATATAAAGATGCGGACGTATGAGCGCGGAGTAGAAGGGGAGACGCTTGCCTGTGGCACGGGAGCAGTGGCGGCGGCGATTATAAGTAGTGTCAGGTGTCAGGTGTCAGGTGTCAATGTGCACACAAAAGGTGGGATTTTAAAGGTTTATATTGGTCATAAAGGAGTATATTTAGAAGGAGAAGCGCGAAAGGTTTACCAGGGAGAGGTGAATTATGTTTGAAGGTTCAATGACGGCATTGATAACACCGTTTAAAAAAGGTAAAGTGGATGAAAAAAAGCTCGCGGAGCTTGTGGAATTCCAGATAAAGAATGGCACGAGCGCTATAGTACCGTGCGGTACAACAGGCGAATCAACAACGCTTTCTTATGAAGAGCACGAGCATGTTATAGAAGTCGTGGTAGAGGCCGCGAATAAAAAAGTACCTGTTATTGCTGGTACTGGCGCTAACAATACTAGCGAGGCCCTTGTGCTGACCAAATACGCGAAAGAGGTCGGTGCTGAGGCGTCGCTGCAGATCACGCCTTATTACAACAAGCCCACGCAGGAAGGCATCTACCGGCATTTCAAGAAAATCGCTGAAGAGTGCAAGATACCTCTTATTGTCTATAACATCATGTCTCGTACGGGCGTGAATATAACTCCAGAGACAATGCAGCGCTTGAGCAAAGTAAAGAATATAGTGGGCGTAAAAGAGGCAAGCGGGAACCTGGAGCAGATGGCGCAGATACATGCTTTATGCGGAGATGAGTTTGATCTGATTTCAGGAGATGATGTCCTGACTCTGCCTCTTTTAGCAATAGGCGGCACAGGTGTTATTTCAGTGGTAAGCAATATTGCGCCAAAAGATGTATCAGATATGGTCTCTAAGTTTAGAAAAGGAGACATTGCTGGAGCAAGAAAGCTGCACTACAAGCTTTTACCTTTAGTAAAGGCAATGTTTATAGAGACAAATCCGATCCCAGTAAAAACTGCTATGGCCCTTATGGGCATGATAGATGAGCCAGGTTTGCGTCTTCCGATGTGTGACATCTCTGAAGAGAATCTGGTAAAACTTAAAAAGGCATTAAAGGATTACGGGCTTTTGTAAGGAGTAACATGGTAAAACTTGTTATAAGCGGAATTGCAGGAAGAATGGGAAAGCGTATTGCTTTCTTGGCTTCAAAGGATAAGGAAATTGAAATTACAGGCGGCATAGAATCAGCTGATAATCCTGCTGTTGGACAGGGCGGAGTCGCGTCTGACTTTGCAAAGATAGCCAGCGCGTGCAGCGTATTGATTGAATTTACTTTTCCAGACGTGACAATGAAACATCTGGAGATCGCTCGCAAGAATAAAGTCGGGATGGTAATAGGTACAACAGCTTTATCTAAGGAGCAGATAAGCCAGATAAAAAAGGCGTCCAAGGAAATCCCGATTGTATTTTCTCCTAATATGAGCGTTGGCGCAAATCTATTGTTCAAGCTTACAGAGATCGCATCAAAGGCGCTTGATGCGAGTTATAAAATTGAAATAGTAGAGGCGCACCATGCCAAGAAAAAGGACGCGCCAAGCGGTACTGCCGCTAATATTTCTCTGGTAGTCTCAAAGGTTCGTGGCGAAACACC
Proteins encoded in this region:
- the argH gene encoding argininosuccinate lyase, with protein sequence MSKMWGGRFNKKTDPLVEEFTKSIQFDKKLAEYDCVGSLAHIGVLKNAKLLTGKEHKELQTGLNAILSSIKKGTLKVDESFEDIHSYMQHLLEKKLGKVALKLHTCRSRNDQVALDTKLYCLKNISIALELVSQTIKKLAKLSKDNAKQIIPAYTHLQHAMPVSLSHYLDAYIQMFSRDAKRLGAIFDDMEPTMGAGAVAGTCIDSSKYKIDSKPCSPVNSIDSVSDRDFVVEILSALAISGMHLSRLAEDLILWSTKEFDFIDIDDAFCTGSSLMPQKKNPDVLELIRGNAGKLYGNLMSVLVMMKGLPLSYNRDMQLDKEPLFSSFEIIQDEFSILAKLLPKIKFKKENIAEQLKDESLYATDMADYLVQKGVAFKDAHTVIGKLVKNGKEIKEMKNEELQKFHPLLTHKAVKKIIDPKRSVASKKSIRRKKR
- the lysA gene encoding diaminopimelate decarboxylase produces the protein MHDFKYKRNELYCESVSIEKLARRYGTPLYVYSKKTFLDHYRKLRDAFRRVKPLICYSVKANSNHSILKTLIASGAGLDIVSGGELYRALKAGASPRKIVYAGVGKTEKEIEFAIKSNILLFNVESLPELEMINKVAGRLRKKQAVAIRVNPDVKARTHKYITTGHKQNKFGIDIEAARGIFLCHREFRNLDITGVHLHIGSQIVDARPFVKAIEKLVSFVRNLEKAGIRIKWFNVGGGLGIIYSGERPQTAQEYAKAVLPLLKKLNARIILEPGRFIAGNAGILAAKTIYIKETPSKNFAIVDSAMNDLVRPSLYHAYHEILPVRSKSYKGDIRRYDVVGPICESGDFLGKDRKFIDLKQGDLLAIMSAGAYGYSMASTYNSRPRPAEVLVDRTRAKLVTQRETYKDLR
- the dapF gene encoding diaminopimelate epimerase; its protein translation is MNKLKFTKMVGAGNDFVLIDIRDKRQGTRDKGWSRVAQDLCQRKTGVGADGLLVLEKSKRADFRMRIFNADGSEAEMCGNGLRCAALYVGKKGKAKVETKAGLYEATITGKNRVKIKMEEPKDLKSGFPIRVNDRRIRVSYVDTGVPHTVVFVQGIEKIDVDSIGRSIRYHKEFKPRGTNVDFVEIIDDKNIKMRTYERGVEGETLACGTGAVAAAIISSVRCQVSGVNVHTKGGILKVYIGHKGVYLEGEARKVYQGEVNYV
- the dapA gene encoding 4-hydroxy-tetrahydrodipicolinate synthase, producing the protein MFEGSMTALITPFKKGKVDEKKLAELVEFQIKNGTSAIVPCGTTGESTTLSYEEHEHVIEVVVEAANKKVPVIAGTGANNTSEALVLTKYAKEVGAEASLQITPYYNKPTQEGIYRHFKKIAEECKIPLIVYNIMSRTGVNITPETMQRLSKVKNIVGVKEASGNLEQMAQIHALCGDEFDLISGDDVLTLPLLAIGGTGVISVVSNIAPKDVSDMVSKFRKGDIAGARKLHYKLLPLVKAMFIETNPIPVKTAMALMGMIDEPGLRLPMCDISEENLVKLKKALKDYGLL
- the dapB gene encoding 4-hydroxy-tetrahydrodipicolinate reductase translates to MVKLVISGIAGRMGKRIAFLASKDKEIEITGGIESADNPAVGQGGVASDFAKIASACSVLIEFTFPDVTMKHLEIARKNKVGMVIGTTALSKEQISQIKKASKEIPIVFSPNMSVGANLLFKLTEIASKALDASYKIEIVEAHHAKKKDAPSGTAANISLVVSKVRGETPPIESIREGDIVGDHSVMFTGQNEKIELKHSAFSRDVFAQGALDAAKFIAAKKSGLYTMQDVITT